The following proteins are co-located in the Gorilla gorilla gorilla isolate KB3781 chromosome 18, NHGRI_mGorGor1-v2.1_pri, whole genome shotgun sequence genome:
- the SPATA33 gene encoding spermatogenesis-associated protein 33 isoform X1, which translates to MGLSKSKEKPRKGEEQKKGSTYSVPKSKEKLMEKHSQEARQADRESEKPVDSLHPGAGTAKHPPPAASLEEKPDVKQKSSRKKVVVPQIIITRASNETLVSCSSGGSDQQRTIREPEDWGPYRRHRNPSTADAYNSHLKE; encoded by the exons GTGAGGAGCAAAAGAAGGGATCCACCTATTCAGTTCCAAAATCTAAGGAGAAGTTGATGGAGAAGCATTCCCAGGAAGCCAGGCAGGCAGACAGGGAGTCGGAGAAGCCTGTGGACAGCCTCCACCCGGGGGCCGGGACAGCCAAGCACCCGCCGCCGGCAGCTTCGCTGGAAG AGAAACCTGATGTAAAGCAAAAGTCCAGCAGGAAGAAAGTGGTCGTTCCACAGATCATCATCACGCGAGCGTCGAATGAGACGCTAGTCAGTTGCAGTTCCGGCGGGAGTGACCAGCAGAGAACCATTCGGGAGCCGGAGGACTGGGGCCCCTACCGGCGGCACAGGAACCCCAGTACAGCAGATGCCTATAATTCACATCTCAAAGAATAA
- the SPATA33 gene encoding spermatogenesis-associated protein 33 isoform X2 yields the protein MVTHAAAARTFCEEQKKGSTYSVPKSKEKLMEKHSQEARQADRESEKPVDSLHPGAGTAKHPPPAASLEEKPDVKQKSSRKKVVVPQIIITRASNETLVSCSSGGSDQQRTIREPEDWGPYRRHRNPSTADAYNSHLKE from the exons GTGAGGAGCAAAAGAAGGGATCCACCTATTCAGTTCCAAAATCTAAGGAGAAGTTGATGGAGAAGCATTCCCAGGAAGCCAGGCAGGCAGACAGGGAGTCGGAGAAGCCTGTGGACAGCCTCCACCCGGGGGCCGGGACAGCCAAGCACCCGCCGCCGGCAGCTTCGCTGGAAG AGAAACCTGATGTAAAGCAAAAGTCCAGCAGGAAGAAAGTGGTCGTTCCACAGATCATCATCACGCGAGCGTCGAATGAGACGCTAGTCAGTTGCAGTTCCGGCGGGAGTGACCAGCAGAGAACCATTCGGGAGCCGGAGGACTGGGGCCCCTACCGGCGGCACAGGAACCCCAGTACAGCAGATGCCTATAATTCACATCTCAAAGAATAA